The genomic region gcatatatttatatttgtatacattttttcacCCCAATATTAATTTGTTCATCTGCATTTGAAGATCCATTGTAATCGCGTAATGCGTTTTTGTTTGCTGTTACAAACATACATATTTGTTGAAATCGAAGCGCAGATCACAGACGTTTGTCTATAAGGTTTGAGTAAGCTCTCTATTAGCATTCTCATTCATCTCATTAGCAGTTCCTCAGATGGAGCAGGACTTCCCAGAAGAGATGGCACCACGACAAGAATGTGCACTAATGaccaaaataattttatttttattacaattaCATATTTCACCTTCATACAAACAGAAAGATGTCCAGTTGTAAATTAATTAACTTTTGATAATCAACAATGATGAACATCATCACAATATTACACTTAAACAGGCAAACTGACATAGCAATCCCTTTCTGTATAGGACCagaattattagttaatatgattttattttttcttaacaTTGATATTAACCATGTATTTAGTGGCAATTACAAGGTTATACTAATTATCTGGAAACATTACTCGGCccatgttcatttttttccctctacTTCCCACTCCTCACCTCCAGATCAACAGCAAATTGACTCCAACTGCCGTCCAGAGAGCCTGCTCAAATTCATATTCCTCCTTATTAAAAATACCCACTTTCAGTCTGGCTATTTCTCAGACTTCCCTTAGCAATGCAGCTGTGGATGGAAAGCTGTTAAGTACTGCTCATCATTTTGATAATGAAGATTTCAAAAATGGACGGGACCTCATCACTCAGGGCATTGCTGCAGtgaaagtcagcatgaaacaggGGAGATATTTGTCTGCCCGCACCAGTCTGGGGGCTGTATGTCATACATTACAGGTATGCTAGTCCTGGAGAACATATTAGCCTGTagactgaactgaattgagtaCTCAACTCAATTCAAGATCAATTTAACAAATGAATGTGTTGTTGTGTGCAGGACTTCTATAGCCACAGTAACTGGGTGGAACTGGGAAGCACTGCTCCTTTCAGCACTCTGATCAGACCTGACCTTCCCCTCAACAATCTAGCAGGTGCTGTACGCACTGTATAGCTGTTTCTGAAGTAGTTTCTTTGTATTCATCTCAAAATTAAATTCCCCAGTCACTTGTATCATATGATGATTAGCCATCTTTACAGTTGCCCACCAAAGCCAAATAACAATTTTACCACACTTTGAATATTGTGCCATTCCACACACACTTACGTTTCTGGATGGATGTCTAGGTCCCAATACAAAGATATGCAAAAGCTGTGTTGGAAAAGACTGCAGTGACAACATTCTCCCAGAGATACTGCAGCAGAAGATCTTAACTTCAGGATATTTCCACTTGTTTTCCTCAAACAAACCTGAAGGTAGGGAAGCTTAGCATTTCATGCATTAGAACTGGTTGGTGTTTTGGTTTTCAGGCCTAAGTCAGATAGTTCTCGAACCTGAGAACCTGATACTTCAGCTTAGTTGGCTTAGTTTGGTCCTGTGCTGGTTATAAGATGGTCCTGAGCTGGAGCTAGTTGCTTAGGACCAGGacttgaccagcttaaaccagcacatgaccaactaaggaccagcataaaccagctcaaactaGCTGCcattcttcaaaacatacctaaccgtCATATggtgtttttttcaacagggtacTGAAGGAtttctgaatttttttaaaagttttttttaaaaaaaaacccttcagaTCTTGTCTTTGTTTGATATTGATTAGGCTTAATATAGCCTATTAACCAATATTTTGGTTGGCTTGCTGTCTCGTGCTGCTGAAACAAAGAGTAGCTCTGATGCTTATCTGGCTAGAACAAATATTTCTGAAATGCATTATTTTCTCAACAGAATTTCTATGAAAATATGTGTCTGTCAGGCAAATGTAGCCATGGCGGCTTTCTTGATAGGACCAGTTCTAGAGACCCCACCGGAGGCATCAATAAGGACGGCATCAGCTCAAATCATGGCTTCCTTCACCAGCGTGCTGCTGAAATGGCCATCAACGCTACTGTGGAACTGCTGGAAGACATCCGAGTGGCAACAGGAAACCAAGCCTTTCTTCAGTATGACCTttcaaaacctgtatgattCTAGGAACACAAAATAGGCTATTCAGAATAATGTCCAGACTGTCCATTTTTCATTCAGTAAAGGGAATAGAAGAGTGAACTGTACCTTTAAtctttcatctctctctctctctctctctctcattctctttTTAGATTGATGGGCCTCAATCAGACCTCAGTTCTGGCTTTTgtgtttgacatcacaggagATTTGTCTAGTTACATCTCAAAGGCCAAGAGAGCGTCCTTCAGTATCATAGACAGCAGGAGAGGAACATCGGAGGAACCTTCAGAATATATTCTAGTCCCATTTAATAACCAGGGTAGGTCTATTGTGCTTGAAATATGCTATTAGATAAAATTGTTTGCCGCTGCTGGTCTAAAGGGGTGCTCTATGCAGAACTTCACCTTAGTTTGATGCCCTATCTACATATGTACAGGGAGAGGCTGTACTGAATTGTTTAAATGGATTTAAAGAACGTTTTCAGTTTTAACTAAAAAGGGCTTTATAGTCTAAATGCAAAGGAGAACCTTTTTAAGTTCCTATAATGCCATCATTTATGTCCCATTGCCCTTTATCCATCTGTACTGGTGCTTCATGGGGCCTTTGCTTCTCCTCTATAACATACTATGGATTATACCTAAAACCAATGAACAACACACTGCCaccaatcagcatattagaatgatttctgaaggatcatgtgacagagTTTCAGACCAGCAGACACAGGGAAGAAGTGAGGGACGAGCTTATAAAGTCTTAATAAAGTCGAACCAATGATGAACTGTTGAACCAACTGTTCTTTTATTCTATATGAGCTATTTTTACATGGATTTTGACTCAGTCGATATCTACaatatttaacaacaatacttttaaataaagtcagTTTCAAGATATCATGagcaatatttttaaaaaatcatgttaatgaataatattaacacaatattttatttttagttcatACGGCATGAACTAATGAAACTAATGAGaacaaatacttttaaaaaatatattaataaatgttctttcAAATAGTACTTAAAGACACAAAGTATAGGCATTTAATGTCAAatattgtttcattatatgttTCATTAGTTCATGCAGTATGAACAAATACGCAGTATTTGTATTATCCATTAACatgattactttttttcaaatattgctCATTGTACATCTTGATATCttatatgcatgtataaattgaaagagactttatttaaaagtattgttgttaaatattGTAGATATCGATCCAATCAAAATCCACATGAAAAcagttaatatttaataaaattacaaaagatATTGCAACTCTATTAAGACTCTATAAGCTCCGCCCCTCACCTCCACACCGCGGCTGCTAATTTGGCGCTGCTGGTTTGAAACTGCTGGCGCTGTGGTTCTGCAGCTGGATACTAttggaaaattcagctttgccaccacagtaataaaatacattttaaaatatatagaaaatgttttaaattgtaacaatatttcacaaaaaatacagtttttcctgtatttttgattCAATAAATGCTGCGTTGGTGAGCATAAATGACTtatcttaattttcattttaaaatgatcatctaaatcttaattattccaaacttttgactggcaGTCTACATAAAATATACACTCAccagccactttattaggtactgCTGTTTAACTGCTTGCTAATGTAAATATCTAAACTCAATGAATTTATTCATGCAGACATGGTCACGACAATCTGCTCATATTTAAACCaagcaaaaatgatttttagtgACTTTAAACATGGCATGGTGGTTGGTGCAACATGGAAATCATACATGAGTCAGGCACAGtttatgtttaaaatgaactgcCTGTATTCTTGGTCTCTgtaatgtgtgtatgtttcCAATGACAGATTCTGGACCTCTGATAAGGACTGGGAATGCAGATACATTCAAAAGACATATTAATTCCCTTTCAACATCTGTTGGTGGAAACTTCTCAGATATGGCACTATCAGGActcctggtgtgtgtgtgtgtgtgtgtgtgtgtgtgtgtgtgtgtgtgtgtgtgtgtgtgtgtgtgtgtgtgtgtgtgtgtgtgtgtcttttggTCTGTGATTTTAACGTTCTTTCAGTTTGAAAAAGGTTCACACTGAAATAagtacacacaaaaacatattggcccagtttcacagacagggcttagcatAAGCCAGAATTAGGCcttttaagtagcttttataaacgtataCTAGAAAAATTCATTACTGCGTCTTGAGACAAAATAATAATGCTGAATAtattaagatatgtcagtaagttgctttcagttaaaacagcccaaacatgcattttagtctaggactagcttaagccttgtgaAACCacaggggccagttgcataaacatagccATTATGTTTCtgtgtcttaaaggattagtccacttttaaataaacttttcctgataatttactcacccccatgtcatccaagatgtccatgtctttctttcttcagtcgaaaagaaattaaagtttttgatgaaaacattccaggatttttctccttatagtagacttgaatgggcaccaaacggttgaaggtcaaaattagtttcactgcagcttcaaattgttctagatcatcccagatgagaaataagggtcttatctagtgaaaccattgctcattttctgaaaaaattgaaaattatataagttttaacaataaatgctcatcttgaactagctctcttcttcttctctgctaagtgtattactgccctccacaggccaaagtttgaacaaatttttatatgcaatatgctaattcaatagtatataacaattagttcaaactttgacctgaggagggcagtaatacgcttagcagcatctacactgccggatttctaatagagaagaagaagagagctagttcaagatgagcatttatggataaaacttatataattttcaattttttcagaaaatgagggatggtttcactagataagacccttatttctcatctgggatgatctagaacaatttgaagctgcagtgaaactaattttgaccttcaactgtttggtgcccattgaagtctactataaggagaaaaatcctggaatgttttcatcaaaaactttaaattcttttcgactgaagaaagaaagacatgaacatcttggatgacatgggggtgagtaaattatcaggaaaagtttatttaaaagtgaactaatcatttaagaACTAGTACGAACAACTAACAGTTAGTTAGAGGTAATCAGACTTACTTTTCTGTATCAAATCTatgtttttatgtaactgacttaTGAAGTTATGaccagtctgaaaaaaaaaaaaaggtgactaacttgtaagactagtcttagcagtttatgcaactggccccaggGGATAAGATGTTATAAAAGAATAGGGTTTGaaaaaaatttgaataattGGACTGAGCTTTCATATACATTGTAAAGCCTGACAGAAAGAAAGTTGTGGAGTGATTGATGGAGTGATTACAATCTTAAAAGTCCTGTTTCTTTCTGTTTTGTTGTTTCATTGATATACAGTTGACACTGACACAAGCTCCTCCATCATCAGACATTTTTGTTTTCACTGATTCTTCAGCAAAGGACTCTGAATTAAAAAGTGCAGTTGAGGGCATGATAGAAATCACAAAGTCAACAGTGAGTATCTGCAGATCACTTGTCATCACTGCTTGATTTGTTACTTCAGTTATGTAGCATTTGtcttaatactttttttttttttttactttagttaaTGCTTTAGGTATactgaactaacaataaacataCACAAATCAAGATTTaagaaatgctgtaaaaatagttattgttaattcataattaatgcattaatgttaacaaattgaaccttattgtaaagtgttgctatttttcttcattttaaatgtcttctctctttttttccacTATCCAGGTCAATTTCCTGCTGACAAGCTTCTCCTCGCGTAGTGGAAAGAATATCTCGTCGTCAAGATTATTGTCTCAGTCAGACATACAGCTGTACAGAGACCTGGCCCATGTTTCTGGTGGGCAGACCATAGAGGTCACAGACACTAGATTGTCTCAAGCCATCATTACTGATGTAATCACTGCTGACCTGGTATGTCCTAAAAATGCTTTGAGCTCACTATATTAACTCCTATCATCACTATTATAAAGAGAGTTCTTTTTTAATGTACTGTAAGAATACGATAGCATCATGCAGACAATCTTATCCTAGTCTAAATGCTTtattgctgttttgtgctgttctTGGAAGTAATTGTTTCTCAAATGCATTTCTTGAAGGTGACTGTGCTAGAGAGAAGTTCAGCCAAGGCAGacaacttttcttttttcttagaTCCATCTCTGTCCAATGTGACTGTGTATGTCACCGGAGACTCTCCGGTCTTTATCCTCTACAGCCCTACAGGTGAGCCAGTGAATCTCCAGTACTCCAATCTACAGTATGCGCTTAATAAACCGGTTTTTCATGCTTTTTGCTCCAGATAACTCGTACATGTGTAAGAGATAAACAGATTCTAGTGATTCAGTTTGTGCCACTCTTGAGGTAATGTTTTCTCCCCACGCTTTCAGGTGTGTCTCAGTCAGGTTCAGTGGCAGATGGTCCTCTGGGTAGCATCCTGACTGTTGGGATTTTAAGGAGAGTAAAACTAAACTCTGACAACCAGACAGGGGAATGGAAGATCAGCATTAACTCTACAAGATTCTACAGCCTTAAAATCATTGGTAAAGATTTGTATTTCAGCAAATTTGctgaaaaaatgcttttttttcttttcttgttttttgaAACCAGCTTCTGATTAGCCATTTGActaaaatggatagttcacccaaaaaacatCATTTTTGTCCATCAATTGAACATCAACACCAATCAAAATAGTCACAAATTATTCTGACTCtctgattaaaataaatgcacattCATGTCTTTTTTCCTTTAATTGTGAACACAGGTCAGAGTACTGTGGATGTCCTCTTTTTCTTTGTGGAGATATTTGAGCGAGGTCATGAAGACTCATGGGGACAGAGTTTCACCCGCCCTTTTATTGGTACAATATCGATATCTTCTTTAAAtagctgtatttttttaaattcactaTATTAAATCCAtacaaaattcaaattcaaatcagCCCTGCTCCTGGGGCCCCACTGTCCTGTTGGCtccaatcaaacacacctgaaccagctaattaaagggatatttcacccaaaaatgaaattctgtcatcatttactcaccctcaagttgttccaaacctctataaatttatttgttctgctgaacacaaagggcctcatttataaaatgttgtgcAGAAACCAtcctaaatttgatcttacGATCATTTCTCCGATGTGCGGATGTGTGGTTCATAGAATGAACGTACACACAGAAAACGAGCGTACACCTCTCTTTCAAATATGAAATCTCTAAATCGAAAATGATGGtgaatggtttcagttctcTGCCTTGTAAACGACACCTAAtcaatgtcatttacatatacaaGATCACCAGTCATCCAAATCCTTAGCGAGCTGCAAGAACagcttagatttccaaaaacctGCAGTAATCAGACCCTGATGTGGAGCTAAGCACTTTTCCAcgtaaaaaaagtttttataaatatgagcaTGGATTTAAGCGTACGCACACTCTAAGATCAAATCTATGCGTATGCacactttataaatgaggcccaaagatttttttaagaaagtttgtaaccaggctgctttggggcaccattagGAAAAGAAATACTATGGCAGTCagtgccccagaactgttcagtttcccacattcttcaaaatatcttcttttgtgttcaacagaacaaagaaatctcatacaggtttggaacaacctgagggtgagtaaattaaggtgtacttctgtttatgtttacacgacaatgatATACTAAAAACGTTTTTCACGTATAGACAaaaacattgtcaaaatgatccctgttcacatggatccgcgaaaacgaataaaaacactgtattatgcaCGCTTGGCCAGtttgtcactttgtaaagaagtACTACGCATCTGCCACATACACACGCATAttgactgaacacataatatgcatgacgtcaccattttcacaaattcacgtttttgtagtttacatggagatgatAATGCTATagtttttaaaaacttgcactCTGAAACCCGTTTTCATAAGTTTGTATTTTCAGGCACCCAAAATTCTGTTTTCgggtaaatgaatggccaaaatgcataaaaaatttCCCGGTTTAAGTTGAAAAGGCTGTCGTGTAAATGGCCCCTTAGCTGGACAGTGGATCCCCAGAATCAGGGTTGAAAACctttgatttaaaatgtttctttaatTGCTGATCAGGTCGGAATGCTACTTTGTTTGTCTCCGTGACCGGAGGAGATTCAGTCACAGTGACTGACGTGCTTCTAGTTGAAGCTTCAGGATCTGGTGTTGTTAATGGATCCATCAAAGCAGTGGGTGCAACAGACTTCCTGGTCAACGTAGACAGAATCCCAGAGGGGGCATTTGTGGTCCAACTCAAAGGGGTGTTGAATGACTCGACTCAATCTTTGCCCAGTCAATTCCAGAGACAGTCACCCACCCAATATAAAGGATCTAGAATAACCATCACAGTAAGAAATATATGGAAAAATGTtgcatacacaaacacaaatagcTGTAATTTACAACAAtcataaaacaaaatgcacttaaatttaCATCACAGTGTAGTACAAAAAGAGCATCAAAAAAGCATCATTGTATGAGAGAAATAACATTAACCATATCTGTTCCTCCACAGGCCCAATTGCAGAACATTACACTGCCTGGAGTCCCATTCAGTCTCAACTTCACAGTGGCCTCTAACACTATAGGCGGCAACTACACTATCCGAGCCAGGACTGACCTGGTGGAGACTGACATGTCTTTCCCCAGCTCTCTGATCCTTGTGGCAGGAGGAAGCGCTCAGGGAAGCATCAATCTGACCGTACCCTCCGAAACCGAGTCTGGGACGGCTGTCACACTCAGTATTGAGGCAGAAGCTCCGGGGTCCACAGACCTCAATTATGCCATAGTGCTACTCACTGTCTCCACAGCAAGTGCTATTTTCAGTGGATGTTACTCACTTTGCATGTGCCTTTCTTTctcctgtttttttgttttccattttgtATGATTCTAAATAATGTTTAACACAGCAAGTAACATTGTATGTTGATATCATTACTTGTCTTGAATTGTCAGGTGTAAATGAGTCTTTGTGAATATTAAAGAATTAGGTTTAAGGTTTACTACTGAAATTTTACTCACTTTCTGTAGTATGTAAACAAGTGTGTTTGGGACTAGTTTTTGTGGGTAAGCTGTGGTTTCAAGAGTAGTGAAGTATATACTCTTGATCTTTTTGCAAGTTTATTAAAGACACTGTTCACATAAGAGGCAGCAGTGTTGTATAAGCCTCTTCTTGGATCAAGGGCTTTATTAAACTCCTGCCACATGAATGACTATAAGTTATAAATGGCTTTAGACAGTTTGAGAGGAttcaatgaataaaatgttttgtgatatACCACttataattaaaggtgccatcgaattgaaaattgaatttacctcggcatagttgaataacaagagttcagtacatggaaatgacatacagtgagtctcaaactccattgcttcctccttcttatataaatgtcatttatttaaaagacctccgaagaacaggcgaatctcaacataacactgactgttacgtaacagtcgggatcattaatatttacgcccccaatatttgcatatgtcagcccatgattgaggcattacacaagggtagGATGTCTGGATGtccacagctgaatcatcagactaggtaagcaagcaagaacaatagcgaaaaatggcagatggagcaataataactgacatgatccatgatatcatgatatttttagtgatatttgtaaattgtctttctaaatgtttagttagcatgttgctaatgtactgttaaatgaggttaaagttaccattgtttcttactgtattcacagagacaagagccatcactattttcatttttaaacacttgcagtctgtataatgcataaacacaacttcattttttataaatctctccaacagtgtagcattagccattagccacggatcacagcctcaaattcattcagaatcaaatgtaaacatccaaataaatactgtacttacgcgattagacttTCTGCacgacgaacactttgtaaagatccattttgagggttatattagctgtgtgaactttgtttatgcattgatagagtcgagagctcgggagggggcggagagcgcgagcaattaaaggggccacagcctgaatcggcgcatttctaattatgcctcaaaataggcagttaaaaaaattaataaaaaaaaatctatggggtattttgagctgaaacttcacagacacattcaggggacaccttagacttgtattacatcttgtaacaaaaaacgttcgatggcacctttaaaataatatattgaaaCAAGTTATTTTACAACAAAATCTGCCTTAGAATATCTGTCATCCATTTCCATAATTAATGAATACTTTTGTTTGTTCCTGTGTGTTCACACATaactcttattattatttttttgataaatacatacaatttattttaattaagataaataaatacaattatgaaaaattcacttttacagcTTAAAGCTAAACTGTGTATTTAAGCATCACATTAAACAGTGTCaccaaatgatgttttattaacaaagttcgggaggagcaagttcagataattagcacaggtggagagcattcagttaatcaactcaaccaatgtcaagaggtataaattcagcagacttacctctgttcatttaagagtttatcagcatcccttctccaccccatctcctcacttctagtTCCATCTACTTTTTACACAccagggggagtactctgggttcgggacaaaattccgagctcggagccctctcccatACGCATAGCTTTACTCTATTTAATTTCGgatatgtgaactcgtgaatcACATACTGTTTAATGGGTGTTTTGGTTCTACAGTACATCTAAAATTTCAATTCAAACTAAATAATCTCTACTGTAGGCCTATGTAACAATCATTTTAAGATCTGCCATTATAAAAGATGCAAATGGAAAACTCATTAAccaaacattttgtcagaatttAGTTATTACTAAAATTGGGTATTTTAGACTTTGATTTGTCATGTGACAACTGGGTTTATGTCAGCTAATTACATTGCATGACCTTGTCTCAAGTaacacatttaaaactgaagtataattatcaatttttttcttcacaaattAAGAAAGTCCACCCCAATTCCTTTTTGGGgcatgttgaaataaaatgacagaaacattCTGATTCAGTCAGCTCAAATGCACAGATTATGATCATCAGTCAATTAAAAGGTCTCATTTTAATCTTCATTTCCTGTTTAATATGCtgaccattatttttttttctttgtttagaTTTTGTAGTGTTGTATCCAGGCTTGACAGTTTACAtcacaactgtcattaaatagGAGTGTTTCATTTCAGGCATACAGTACGCTATTGTGTCTGGAGTACTGTAGGAATGACAATCTTCATTCCTGTCCTACATATTCTCTTTAACTTATTTGGCAATAAAGCTGTTTCATTATCGTCTGTGTGATATGAAAGTACCATACAGAACCCTTCAACGACCAGCAGGTTGTGAGGAATGAAGTCAAACTTCTTTCCAGGCAAAGCTGCACGCTTTTATCTTATCTGACATTTAAACAGTTTCATGTGATTTGATTTGTAAGGACAGACTGGCACATCCTGATTATGCAGGCATGTTCCTGGGGCAGCATGTTTTGTTGGCCCTTGAACAACAATCCTGTCAAGTTATAACCTTAATCTTATCCTGAAACTGGAAGAAAATTATAGCTCAGTAACAATGATGCACAAGTCCCTACCCAGTCCTAAGCCTAACTGTAACTGTAAGATTAGCCCACACCAGATTGGTTGTTAGAAATATTGTTCTACGACCAACAAGGTCCAGATCCTTCTTAAGACCATCAGGGTGTGGGGGAATGAAGTCAGTCTTCATTCCagatgaaaaatgtttttgttttcaaaaggCTTTTAGCAGACCTGATTAAGCATTTGTTGCTTTCTTTTTTGCTTTCATTCTCCATCATACCTCTGCTTTATTTAGGGGTTTCTATAGGCctatatcatatatataaatgtgccatcgaattgaaaattgaatgtacctcagcatagttgaataacaagagttcagtacatggaaatgacatacagtgagtctcaaactccattgtttcctccttcttatataaatctcatttatttaaaagacctccgaagaacaggcgaatctcaacataacaccgactgttacgtaatagtcgggatcattaatatttacgcccccaatatttgcatatgccagcccatgttcaaggcattagacaagggcagaacatctggatgtgcacaggtgaatcaacagactaggtaagcaagcaagaacaacagcgaaaaatggcagatggagcaataataactgacatgatccatgatatcatgatatttttagtgatatttgtaaattgtctttctaaatgtttcgttagcatgttgctaatatactgttaaatgaggttaaagttaccatcgtttcttactgtattcacgtagatcagagccgtcgctattttcatttttaaacacttgcagtctgtataattcataaacacaacttcattctttataaatctctccaacagtgtagcattagccgttagccacggagcactatcaaactcattcagaatcaaatgtaaacatccaaataaatactatacttacgcgattagacttgctgcatgacgaacactttgtaaagatccattttgagggttatattagctgtgtgaactttttttatgcagtgatagagtcgagagcttgggagggggcggagagcgcgagcaattaaaggggccgcagcctgaatcggcgcatttctaattatgcctcaaaataggcagttaaaaaaattaattaaaaaaaatctatggggtattttgagctgaaacttcacagacacattcaggggacaccttagacttgtattacatcttgtaaaaaaacgttcgatggcacctttaaaataatatattgaaaCAAGTTATTTTACAACAAAATCTGCCTTAGAATATCTGTCATCCATTTCCATAATTAATGAATACTTTTGTTTGTTCCTGTGTGTTCACACATaactcttattattatttttttgataaataaatacaatttattttaattaagataaataaatacaattatgaAAAATTCACTTATGGAGAATGTTGATTTTTGTGCTTTTCTTATTACTCTTAAAGCTAAACTGTGTATTTAAGCATCACATTAAACAGTGTCaccaaatgatgttttattaacaaagttcgggaggagcaagttcagataattagcacaggtggagagcattca from Megalobrama amblycephala isolate DHTTF-2021 linkage group LG7, ASM1881202v1, whole genome shotgun sequence harbors:
- the LOC125272142 gene encoding von Willebrand factor A domain-containing protein 7-like isoform X3, yielding MKQGRYLSARTSLGAVCHTLQDFYSHSNWVELGSTAPFSTLIRPDLPLNNLAGPNTKICKSCVGKDCSDNILPEILQQKILTSGYFHLFSSNKPEGKCSHGGFLDRTSSRDPTGGINKDGISSNHGFLHQRAAEMAINATVELLEDIRVATGNQAFLQLMGLNQTSVLAFVFDITGDLSSYISKAKRASFSIIDSRRGTSEEPSEYILVPFNNQDSGPLIRTGNADTFKRHINSLSTSVGGNFSDMALSGLLLTLTQAPPSSDIFVFTDSSAKDSELKSAVEGMIEITKSTVNFLLTSFSSRSGKNISSSRLLSQSDIQLYRDLAHVSGGQTIEVTDTRLSQAIITDVITADLVTVLERSSAKADNFSFFLDPSLSNVTVYVTGDSPVFILYSPTGVSQSGSVADGPLGSILTVGILRRVKLNSDNQTGEWKISINSTRFYSLKIIGQSTVDVLFFFVEIFERGHEDSWGQSFTRPFIGRNATLFVSVTGGDSVTVTDVLLVEASGSGVVNGSIKAVGATDFLVNVDRIPEGAFVVQLKGVLNDSTQSLPSQFQRQSPTQYKGSRITITAQLQNITLPGVPFSLNFTVASNTIGGNYTIRARTDLVETDMSFPSSLILVAGGSAQGSINLTVPSETESGTAVTLSIEAEAPGSTDLNYAIVLLTVSTASAIFSGCYSLCMCLSFSCFFVFHFV